One Streptomyces sp. L2 genomic window carries:
- a CDS encoding RNA polymerase sigma factor produces the protein MSASTSRTLPPEIAESVSVMALIERGKAEGQIAGDDVRRAFEADQIPATQWKNVLRSLNQILEEEGVTLMVSAAEPKRTRKSVAAKSPAKRTATKAVAAKTVAARKATATAAAPAAPADAEAVDPAEEAAPAKKAAAKKTTAKKATAKKTVAKKATAKKTAGKKDDAEVIEEEALEETKAADEPEGAESAGFVLSDEDEDDAPAQQVAAAGATADPVKDYLKQIGKVPLLNAEQEVELAKRIEAGLFAEDKLANADKLAPKLKRELEIIAEDGRRAKNHLLEANLRLVVSLAKRYTGRGMLFLDLIQEGNLGLIRAVEKFDYTKGYKFSTYATWWIRQAITRAMADQARTIRIPVHMVEVINKLARVQRQMLQDLGREPTPEELAKELDMTPEKVIEVQKYGREPISLHTPLGEDGDSEFGDLIEDSEAVVPADAVSFTLLQEQLHSVLDTLSEREAGVVSMRFGLTDGQPKTLDEIGKVYGVTRERIRQIESKTMSKLRHPSRSQVLRDYLD, from the coding sequence GTGTCGGCCAGCACATCCCGTACGCTCCCGCCGGAGATCGCCGAGTCCGTCTCTGTCATGGCGCTCATTGAGCGGGGAAAGGCTGAGGGGCAGATCGCCGGCGACGATGTGCGTCGGGCCTTCGAAGCTGACCAGATTCCGGCCACTCAGTGGAAGAACGTACTGCGCAGCCTCAACCAGATTCTTGAGGAAGAGGGTGTGACGCTGATGGTCAGTGCCGCAGAGCCCAAGCGCACCCGAAAGAGCGTCGCAGCGAAGAGCCCGGCGAAGCGCACCGCCACCAAGGCCGTCGCCGCGAAGACGGTGGCCGCCCGGAAGGCCACCGCCACCGCGGCTGCCCCGGCCGCGCCCGCCGACGCCGAGGCCGTAGACCCCGCCGAAGAAGCCGCGCCCGCCAAGAAGGCCGCGGCGAAGAAGACGACCGCCAAGAAGGCGACCGCGAAGAAGACCGTCGCCAAGAAGGCCACGGCCAAGAAGACGGCCGGCAAGAAGGACGACGCCGAGGTCATCGAGGAAGAGGCGCTCGAGGAGACCAAGGCCGCCGACGAGCCCGAGGGTGCCGAGAGCGCGGGCTTCGTGCTCTCCGACGAGGACGAGGACGACGCGCCGGCCCAGCAGGTCGCCGCGGCGGGCGCCACCGCCGACCCGGTCAAGGACTACCTCAAGCAGATCGGCAAGGTCCCCCTGCTCAACGCCGAGCAGGAGGTCGAGCTCGCCAAGCGCATCGAGGCGGGCCTGTTCGCCGAGGACAAGCTGGCCAACGCCGACAAGCTCGCCCCGAAGCTCAAGCGCGAGCTGGAGATCATCGCCGAGGACGGCCGACGCGCCAAGAACCACCTCCTGGAGGCCAACCTCCGTCTGGTGGTCTCCCTGGCCAAGCGCTACACCGGGCGCGGCATGCTCTTCCTGGACCTCATCCAGGAGGGCAACCTCGGTCTGATCCGCGCGGTGGAGAAGTTCGACTACACCAAGGGCTACAAGTTCTCCACGTACGCCACCTGGTGGATCCGTCAGGCGATCACCCGCGCCATGGCCGACCAGGCCCGCACCATCCGTATCCCGGTGCACATGGTCGAGGTCATCAACAAGCTCGCGCGCGTGCAGCGCCAGATGCTCCAGGACCTGGGCCGCGAGCCCACCCCGGAGGAGCTGGCCAAGGAACTCGACATGACCCCGGAGAAGGTCATCGAGGTCCAGAAGTACGGCCGCGAGCCCATCTCCCTGCACACCCCGCTGGGCGAGGACGGCGACAGCGAGTTCGGTGACCTCATCGAGGACTCCGAGGCCGTCGTCCCGGCCGACGCCGTCAGCTTCACGCTCCTGCAGGAGCAGCTGCACTCCGTCCTGGACACCCTGTCCGAGCGCGAGGCCGGCGTCGTCTCCATGCGTTTCGGTCTCACCGACGGCCAGCCGAAGACCCTCGACGAGATCGGCAAGGTCTACGGCGTGACCCGTGAACGCATCCGCCAGATCGAGTCCAAGACCATGTCGAAGCTGCGCCACCCGTCGCGCTCCCAGGTCCTGCGCGACTACCTCGACTAG
- a CDS encoding serine protease, with amino-acid sequence MRRSLARTLVRPLALAAVMAAIPLAGAAPAAAGSAPAAVDGVVVGGFPIDISQAPWTVALSSRDRFGGTRAGQFCGGVAIARTTVLTAAHCLATDVLGAPPNQARDLKVIAGRTDLLGSDGQEIAVRDARVNPAYDAAHNSGDFALLTLAEPLPESAVVTMAGPGDAAYAPGTAALVSGWGDTTGGGAYARRLHAAHVSVLSDDLCERAYQGSSDGTYRADTMLCAGKAAGGPDACQGDSGGPLVAGGRLIGLVSWGSGCGRPGYPGVYTRVSDVVQALKGAGSVT; translated from the coding sequence ATGCGTCGTTCCCTTGCCCGCACCCTGGTCCGGCCGCTGGCTCTGGCGGCCGTCATGGCCGCGATACCACTGGCCGGCGCGGCTCCCGCGGCCGCCGGCAGCGCTCCGGCGGCCGTCGACGGCGTTGTCGTCGGGGGGTTTCCGATAGACATCTCGCAGGCCCCCTGGACCGTCGCGCTGAGCAGCCGTGACCGGTTCGGGGGTACGCGGGCGGGGCAGTTCTGCGGGGGTGTGGCGATCGCGCGGACCACCGTGCTCACCGCGGCCCACTGTCTGGCCACCGATGTGCTGGGGGCGCCTCCCAACCAGGCGCGCGACCTGAAGGTCATCGCGGGCCGTACGGACCTGCTGGGCAGCGACGGGCAGGAGATCGCCGTGCGTGACGCGCGCGTCAATCCGGCCTACGACGCCGCTCACAACTCGGGCGACTTCGCCCTGCTCACCCTGGCCGAGCCGCTGCCCGAGAGCGCGGTCGTGACCATGGCGGGCCCGGGCGACGCGGCCTACGCCCCGGGCACGGCGGCCCTGGTGTCCGGGTGGGGTGACACGACCGGTGGCGGCGCCTACGCGCGCCGGCTCCACGCCGCCCACGTGAGCGTGCTCTCCGACGACCTGTGCGAGCGTGCCTACCAGGGAAGCTCCGACGGGACCTACCGGGCCGACACCATGCTGTGCGCCGGAAAGGCCGCGGGTGGCCCCGACGCCTGCCAGGGAGACAGCGGAGGCCCGCTCGTCGCCGGCGGACGGCTGATCGGGCTGGTGTCCTGGGGCAGCGGCTGCGGGCGGCCGGGCTACCCCGGCGTCTACACGCGGGTGTCGGACGTCGTACAGGCGCTGAAGGGGGCCGGCAGCGTCACCTGA